In one window of Oncorhynchus kisutch isolate 150728-3 linkage group LG16, Okis_V2, whole genome shotgun sequence DNA:
- the LOC109879369 gene encoding LOW QUALITY PROTEIN: inhibin alpha chain (The sequence of the model RefSeq protein was modified relative to this genomic sequence to represent the inferred CDS: inserted 1 base in 1 codon) codes for MQTGAXTVLSCALLLLWSQTLTQACQGDELPRDVVLDWFKQRLLDGLGLEQPPEPSHQAPDGGRERAEAGRGHRRSTRAGRAAWAQDHRRHHQESHEQVILFPSSDSTCDSSDSPSEERATSHFTYYFQSSLDNQESAITSAHFWFYAGEGASRNITPLFLLTSDQQLLQVAEFPAKTTADGWTTYHFEHHLLTALTQGPFVLQVRCPACECHANKADKMPFLHLHTRPHDPDRSPRRAAATIPWFPSSIDLLMRPSQQKPEYSDCQREMINISFQELGWDNWIVHPKVLNFYYCHGTCSALDRTTAMLGIKQCCAPVPGTMRSLRFTTTSDGGYSFKYETLPNIIPEECTCI; via the exons ATGCAGACTGGTG TTACCGTCCTCTCCTGTGCCCTGCTACTCCTGTGGAGCCAGACCCTGACCCAGGCCTGCCAGGGGGACGAGCTGCCTCGTGACGTGGTGTTAGACTGGTTCAAACAGCGCCTCCTGGATGGGTTAGGGCTGGAGCAGCCCCCCGAGCCCAGCCACCAGGCCCCTgacgggggcagagagagagcagaggcgGGGCGAGGTCACCGGAGGTCCACCAGGGCAGGGAGGGCAGCCTGGGCACAGGACCACAGGAGGCATCACCAGGAGAGCCATGAGCAAGTCATCCTCTTCCCCAGCTCTG ACTCTACCTGTGATAGCTCAGACTCCCCATCAGAGGAGAGAGCCACCAGCCACTTCACCTACTACTTCCAATCCTCCCTCGACAACCAGGAGTCTGCCATCACCTCAGCCCATTTCTGGTTTTATGCCGGCGAGGGGGCCAGCAGGAACatcacccctctcttcctcctcactTCAGACCAGCAGCTCCTCCAGGTGGCAGAGTTTCCAGCCAAGACCACCGCTGATGGCTGGACCACCTACCACTTCGAGCACCACCTCCTCACCGCCTTGACCCAAGGCCCCTTCGTTCTCCAGGTGCGTTGCCCCGCCTGCGAATGCCATGCAAACAAAGCCGACAAAATGCCATTCCTCCACCTGCACACCCGACCTCACGACCCAGACCGCTCCCCACGGCGAGCGGCCGCCACCATTCCCTGGTTCCCATCGTCCATCGACCTCCTGATGCGGCCATCACAGCAGAAGCCAGAGTACAGTGACTGTCAGCGGGAGATGATCAACATCTCGTTCCAGGAGCTGGGCTGGGACAACTGGATCGTTCACCCGAAGGTTCTCAACTTCTACTACTGTCATGGCACCTGCTCGGCTTTGGACCGCACCACTGCTATGCTGGGGATCAAACAGTGCTGCGCTCCGGTCCCCGGGACCATGAGGTCACTACGGTTTACCACTACGTCTGACGGAGGGTACTCCTTTAAATACGAGACCCTGCCCAACATCATACCAGAGGAGTGCACCTGTATCTAG
- the LOC109879357 gene encoding gap junction gamma-1 protein: protein MSWSFLTRLLDEISNHSTFVGKIWLTVLIIFRIVLTAVGGETIYYDEQAKFVCNTQQPGCENVCYDAFAPLSHVRFWIFQVILITTPTIMYLGFAMHKIARMDDVEYRPLHRAGKRRMPIVTRGAQRDYEEAEDNGEEDPMITEEIEVEKDKEKVTEGSVKKHDGRRRIARDGLMKVYVCSLISRIAFEVAFLLGQYVLYGFEVAPFYVCTRSPCPHTVDCFVSRPTEKTIFLLVMYVVSLLCTTLTLLEILHLGVGGVRDTLRGRARRHPTPALPPVARGSLCSSRHGPTAPPGYHTVLGKKDPSGKLKAEFRDPLARDYGRESLGDEASSRDLERLRKHLKMAQQHLDLAYQNEEGQGSPSRSSSPENNTTAAEQNRLNLAQEKQAAAREKGVHA from the exons ATGAGCTGGAGCTTCCTGACGCGTCTCCTGGATGAGATCTCCAACCACAGCACGTTCGTGGGGAAGATCTGGCTGACTGTGCTCATCATCTTCCGCATCGTGCTGACGGCCGTGGGGGGCGAGACCATCTACTACGATGAACAGGCTAAGTTCGTCTGCAACACGCAGCAGCCCGGGTGTGAGAACGTCTGCTATGACGCCTTCGCTCCTCTCTCACACGTCCGCTTCTGGATCTTCCAG gtgaTCCTGATCACCACCCCTACCATCATGTACTTGGGCTTTGCCATGCACAAGATCGCCCGCATGGACGATGTTGAGTACCGGCCTCTTCATCGTGCCGGGAAGAGGAGAATGCCCATTGTGACCCGGGGGGCACAGCGGGACTACGAGGAGGCAGAGGACAACGGAGAGGAGGACCCCATGATCACTGAGGAGATCGAGGTGGAGAAGGACAAAGAGAAGGTGACAGAAG GCTCTGTGAAGAAGCACGACGGTCGACGGCGCATCGCGCGTGACGGCCTGATGAAGGTGTACGTGTGTTCGCTGATCTCGCGCATCGCCTTCGAGGTGGCCTTCCTGTTAGGCCAGTATGTCCTCTATGGCTTCGAGGTGGCGCCCTTCTACGTGTGCACGCGCTCTCCCTGTCCGCATACGGTGGACTGCTTCGTCTCGCGGCCCACCGAGAAGACTATCTTCCTCCTGGTCATGTACGTGGTTTCTCTCCTCTGCACCACACTCACCCTCCTGGAGATTCTCCATCTCGGTGTCGGCGGAGTCCGCGACACCCTCCGCGGGCGCGCCAGGCGCCACCCCACCCCAGCTCTACCCCCCGTGGCCCGGGGGTCCCTTTGCAGTTCCCGCCATGGACCCACGGCCCCGCCAGGGTACCACACGGTCCTGGGGAAGAAGGATCCGTCAGGCAAGCTGAAGGCAGAGTTCAGAGATCCGTTGGCGAGGGACTATGGGAGGGAGAGCCTGGGGGACGAGGCGTCCAGCAGAGACCTGGAGAGGCTGAGGAAGCACCTGAAGATGGCCCAGCAGCACCTGGACTTGGCCTACCAGAACGAGGAGGGCCAGGGGTCCCCTTCACGGAGCAGCAGTCCTGAGAACAACACCACGGctgcagagcagaacagactcaACTTGGCTCAGGAGAAACAGGCGGCGGCCAGGGAGAAAG GAGTACATGCCTGA